In Jannaschia sp. W003, the genomic stretch GGGACCACCGAGTTCCTCGGCTACGACGACGAGACCGCCGAGGGGCAGGTGCAGGCCCTCGTGCGCGACGGCGCGCGCGTGGACGCGGCGAAGGCGGGCGAAAGCGTCGGGCTGGTCGCGAACCAGACGCCGTTCTACGCCGAGGCGGGCGGGCAGGTGGGCGACACCGGCACGGTGCGCACCGACACCGGCCGCGCCCGCGTCACCGACACTCGCAAGGTGGCCGGCGTGTTCGTCCACATGTGCGAGGTCGAGGAGGGCGAGGTCCGCACCGGGCAGGCCGCCGAGCTGGCAGTCGACCGCGCGCGCCGGCAGGCGATCCGCGCCAACCACTCCGCCACGCACCTCCTGAACGAGGCGCTGCGCTCCGCCCTGGGCGCGCACGTGGTGCAGCGCGGCTCGCTCAACGCACCCGACCGCTTGCGCTTCGACTTCAGCCACGGCGAGGCGGTGCCCGCCGAGACGCTCGCCGCGGTGGAGGCGGAGGTGAACGCGATGATCCGCCAGAACGGCGGCATCTCCACCCGCATCATGACCCCCGACGACGCCCGCGCCCTGGGCGCGCAGGCGCTGTTCGGCGAGAAGTACGGCGACGAGGTGCGCGTGGTGTCGATGGGCCGGCAGGAGGGCTCGGGCAAGGGCGCGGACGGCGCGACCTACTCGATCGAGCTGTGCGGCGGTACCCACGTGCGGCGCCTCGGCGAGATCGGGGCGTTCGTGACCCTCGGGGACAGCGCCATCGCCTCGGGCGTGCGCCGCGTCGAGGCGCTGACCGGAGACGCGGCAATGCGCCACCTGCGCGCGCAGGCCGACCGGATGGGCCAGCTCGCCGGGCTGTTCCGCGCCGCGCCCGAGGAGGTGGGCGACCGGGTCCGCGCGCTGATGGACGAGCGCAAGGCGCTCCAGGCCGAGGTCGCGCGCCTGCGCCGCGAGGCGGCCATGGGCGGCGGCGCGGACGCCCGCGAGATCAACGGGATGCAGGCCGTCCTTCAGGTGGTCGAGGGCGTGTCCGGCAAGGACCTCGCCGCGATGATCGACGCGCAGAAGCAGGCGCTCGGCTCGGGCATCGTGGCGCTGATCGCGGACACGGGCGGCAAGCCGGCGGTGGCCGTGGGCGTGACCAAGGACCTGACGGGCCGCATCACCGCCCCCGACCTCGTGAAGGTCGCCGTGGAAGCCTTGGGCGGGCGCGGCGGCGGCGGGCGGCCCGAGATGGCGCAGGGCGGCGGCGCGGACATCGCGCAGGCGCAGGCGGCGCTGAAGGCGGTGGAGCGCGCGATCGCGGCGGCCTGACTTGTGACCGCCCCGCCGCGCCTTTAGGTGCCGTTCGACCCCTTCGGAGGAACCCCATGCGCGCGGAAGTCCAAGCCAACGTCGAGAAGATCGCCCGGTCGGTGGACCTGCTCAAGCGCCGTCTCGACTGGGAGACGGCGCCGCACCGGCTGGAGGAGTTCAACGCGATGATCGAGGATCCCACCCTGTGGGACGATCCGGCCCGCGCGCAGACCCTCATGCGCGACCGCCAGCAGCTCATGGACTCCATCGAGGGCATCGAGGCGCTGGAGCGCGACACCTCCGACAACGTCGAGATGATCGAGCTCGGCGACATGGAAGGCGACAAGGAGGTGGTGGCCGAGGCCGAGGCGGCCATCGCCAAGCTGGTCGCCGTGGCGGCCGAGAAGGAGCTGGAGGCGCTGCTCGACGGCGAGGCTGACGGCAACGACACCTTCCTCGAGATCAACTCCGGCGCCGGCGGCACCGAGTCCTGCGACTGGGCCGCGATGCTCGCGCGCATGTACACCCGCTGGGCCGAGAAGCGCGGCTACGACGTGGAGCTGCAGTCCATGAGCCCCGGCGAGGAGGCGGGCATCAAGTCCGCCGCCTACAAGATCAGCGGCAAGAACGCCTACGGATGGCTCAAGAGCGAGTCGGGCGTCCACCGCCTCGTGCGCATCTCGCCCTACGACTCGTCGGCCCGGCGCCACACCAGCTTCTGCTCGGTCTGGGTCTACCCGGTGGTCGACGACAACATCGAGATCGACGTCCAGCCGAACGACATCCGCATCGACACCTACCGCTCCTCGGGCGCGGGCGGGCAGCACGTGAACACCACCGACTCGGCGGTGCGGATCACGCACCTGCCCACCAACATCGTGGTGACGAGCTCCGAGAAGTCCCAGCACCAGAACCGCGACATCGCCATGAAGGCGCTGAAGTCGCGCCTCTACCAGCTGGAACTCGACCGCCGGAACGCCGAGATCAACGCCGCCCACGAGGCCAAGGGCGAGGCGGGCTGGGGCAACCAGATCCGCTCCTACGTGCTGCAGCCCTACCAGATGGTGAAGGATCTGCGGACCGGCTTCGAGACCTCGGACACGGGCGGCGTGCTCGACGGCGCCCTCGACGGCCTCATGGCCAGCGTGCTGGCCCACGACGTCGCCGGCAAGAGCCGCGCCGAGGCGGGCGCGGGCGACTAGGCCTTCGCCGCCCGCAGCCCCTCGCGCAGCACGGCTGCCAGCTCGCGCCGCTCGGAGGGGGTCAGGAACGCGCCGATCTCCACGGCCCTCGGGCCGCCTTCCAGCGTGACGTAATCCTCCACGGGGCCGCCCTCGTGGCGCAGCTCCACGCGGACCCAGTAGGGGTTCGCCTCCCACTCGCGCGCTGCCTCGTTCGCGGCCTCGCGGCGCAGGCTCGCCCGCTCGCGGGTCAGCGCGAAGGTCTCCAGGATCCGGCGGTCGCGCCACGAGCGCTTGAGCGCCAGCCACAGGATGCCCACGGCGCCCAGCGCGAAGGGCAGGATGCCCCAGAGCGCCGCCGTGCCCACCAGCGCCAGCAGCGGCAGGGAGATCACCGCCAGCGCCACGCCGATGGCCCAGACGAAGCCCACGGGCGGCAGCGACTGGTGCGGCCACAGCGAGAGCCGCAGCACGCAAGAGGAGGCCCCGGACGATGCCGGGGCCTCCAGACTTCTGTGCTCGACGCGGAACGGCATCAGTGGTGCGCGTGCCGCTCCCAGACCTCGCGGGTGGGAAGCTGCTCGAAGGTGTGCTCCGGCGGCGGGTTCGGCAGGATCCACTCCAGCGTGTCGGCGTGCTCGCCCCAGTAGGCCGGCTCTTCCACGGTGCGGCCGCGCAGGAGCGTGTAGGCCACGATGCCGATGAAGAAGAGGAACGAGGCGAAGCTCAGGAACGCGCCCCAGGACGAGACCTCGTGCCACAGCGCGAAGGCGTCCGGGTAGTCGATGTAGCGCCGGGGCATGCCCTGGCGGCCCAGGAAGTGCTGCGGGAAGAAGGTGAGGTTGGCACCGATGAAGAAGATCCAGAAGTGCACCTTGCCCGCCCACTCGGGGTACTGCCGGCCCGACATCTTGCCGATCCAGTAGTAGACCCCCGCGAAGATCCCGAACACGGCGCCCAGGGACATCACGTAGTGGAAGTGCGCGACCACGTAGTAGGTGTCGTGGTAGGCGCGGTCGATGCCGGCCTGGCTCAGCACGATGCCGGTCACGCCGCCGAGGGTGAACAGGAAGATGAAGCCGATCGCGAACAGCATCGGCGTCTTGAACTCCACCGAGCCGCCCCACATCGTCGCGATCCACGAGAAGATCTTCACGCCCGTCGGCACCGCGATCACCATGGTGGCGACCATGAAGTAGCTCTGCTGCGTCAGCGACATGCCCACGGTGTACATGTGGTGCGCCCACACGACGAAGCCCAGCGCGCCGATGGCGACCATGGCGTAGACCATCGGCAGGTAGCCGAAGATCGGCTTCTTCGAGAAGGTCGACACGATGTGCGAGATGATGCCGAAGGCCGGCAGGATCACGATGTAGACCTCGGGGTGCCCGAAGAACCACAGGATGTGCTGGTAGAGCAGGGGATCGCCGCCGCCCGAGGGGTCGAAGAACGTGGTCCCGAAGTTGCGGTCCGTCAGCAGCATGGTGATGGCGCCGGCCAGCACGGGCAGGGCCAGAAGGATCAGCCACGCGGTCACGAAGATCGACCAGGCGAACAGCGGCACCTTGTGCAGCGTCATGCCCGGCGCGCGCATGTTCAGGAACGTGGTGATGATGTTGATCGCGCCCAGGATCGACGAGGCGCCCGAGACGTGCACCGCGAAGATGGCGATGTCCGTGGACATGCCCGCCTCGGAGGTCGACAGCGGCGGGTAGAGCACCCAGCCGATGCCCGAGCCGGTCTGCCCGTTGCCGCCCGGCACGAACAGCGACAGCACGGCCAGCGAGGTGCCCGCGAAGAACAGCCAGAAGCTCAGGTTGTTGAGGCGGGGGAAGGCCATGTCCGGCGCGCCGATGTGCAGCGGCATAAAGTAGTTGCCGAAGCCGCCGAACAGCGCGGGGATGACCACGAAGAACATCATGGTGATGCCGTGGCCCGTGATCAGCACGTTCCACAGGTGGCCGTTGGGGGTGCAGGTGCCCGGCTCGGCGGCCCACAGGCGCGCGCCCTCGAGGCACATGAACTGGACGCCGGGCTCCATGAGCTCGAGGCGCATGTACACCGTCATCGCCACCGAGATGAATCCGGCGATGCCGGAGACGATCAGGTAGAGGATGCCGATGTCCTTGTGGTTCGTGGACATGAACCACCGCGTGAAGAAGCCTGGCTTCTCGTGGTGGTCGTGGCCCGAGATGGCGGCGTCTGCCATTCGCGTGCTCCGATGCTGGTGGGCGGGCACGGATCGGCCCTGGGTGTTCCCGCGAGGTTCTATCGCCCGGGGCGGGGCGGGGCAACGGACGGGCCGCGGGAAAATCGTCGCAGGCCGCGCGGGCGCGGGGCGCCCGGCCTCAGTCCCGCCGGCGCAGCGGCGCCAGCGCCTTCGCCTCGGCCGGGATGCGGATCAGCGCCAGCACGAGGATGTTCATCACCCCGAAGAACAGCGCCACCGAGCCGAGTCCGAGCACCATCGGCGCCACGAACATCTCGGTGATCACCACCGCGTAGTTCGGATGGGGAATCAGCCGGAACGGACCCCGCGCCACCAAGGGCTCGTCCAGCACCACGATGCGCGTGGTCCAGCGCGGCCCCAGGGTCGCCAGCACCCAGGCCCGCAGCACCTGCAGCACCGCGAAGGCCGCCAGCCATCCCAGGTGCACCGGCTGGTCCCACCCCAGCACCACCATCGCCACCAGCCACGCCGCGTGCATCGCCACGATCAGCGGGTAGTGCGCCGCGCCGTGCTCCACGGCGCCGCGCTCCAGGAGGCGCGCGGTGTTGCGGCGGGCGATCATCAGCTCCGCCAGCCGCTGTACGGCGAGGAACACGAGGAACAGGATCGCCGTGGTCATGCAGCCACGTCCACCGGCGCGAAGCTCGCCGTGAAGCCCGGGCCCAGCGCGGCCGTCATCATCCGGCCCGTGCGCCCGGCGCGGATCGCCGCGTCGAGCACGAACAGCACCGTGGGTGCGCTCATGTTGCCGTGGGCGCGCAGCACCTCGCGCTCGATGTCGAGCGCGCCCTGTCCCAGCTCCAGCGACGATTCGAGCGCCTGGATCACCTTGGCCCCGCCGGGATGGCAGATCAGCCGGTCGACGCTGGCGCGGCTGCGGCCCATGCGCGCGAAGGACGCCGCCACGGCGCCCGCCATGTGGCGCGTGGCGAAGTCGGGGATCGAGCGGTCGAAGACCACGCCCAGCCCTTCGTCGTCCACGTCCCAGCCCATGATGCCCAGCGTGTCGGGCCAGCGGTGCTGGGCGCCGGGCGCGCAGGTCACCGCGCCCTCGCCGCACTCGAGGCAGGCCGCCGCGGCGCCGTCGCCGAAGAGCACGGTGGCGATGATGTCGGCCTTCTCCAGCCGGTCGGTGCGGAACGAGACGGTGCAGGCCTCGACCACGACCAGCAGCACCTTCGTGCCCGGCGCGCCCTGCGCCAGCTGCGCGGCGACCGACAGCCCCGAGGCCCCGCCCGCGCAGCCCAGCCCGAACACCGGCACCCGCAGCACGTCGGCGCGAAAGCCCATCTCCGAGGCCACGAGCGCCTCCAACGTCGGCGTGGCGACGCCGGTGGAGGAGACGGTGACGATCGTGTCCACCGCGTCCGCCTCCCACCCGGCCTCGGCCAGGGCCGCGCGGGCCGCGTCGCGGAACAGCGCGGAGCAGCCCGAGAGGTAGGCGTCGTTGCGCTCCTTCCAGCCGATGCTCCGGTCGTCGAACCACTCGAACGGCACCACCGAGCGGCGCGCGTCGATCCCGGCGCTGGCGAAGGTGGTCATCAGGCGCTTGAGCTGCGGGTAGCGCGGCCCGAGCACCTCCTCGGCGCGGCGGCCCACCACGTCCTGGGGCAGCGCGTGGGGGGCGAGCGCCGTGGCGAGGCCGCGCATCGCGACCGGCAGCGGCGGGGAGGAATCGAACATGGGGGCCTCGGGGAATGGGGTCCGCGGGCCACATGGCGCACGCGCGCCCCCTATCAAGGCGCGAGCGCGTGATCGGGCGCGGCGCTACTCGGCGGGCGCGGCGGCCACCGGCGACACCGCGGTCGCCGCGTTGGCCGAGGCCCCGCGCTCCAGCGCGCCGTCGGCGAGGCCGAGGAGGGCGAGCGTCAGCGCCACGACGGCGCCGGTCATGCTGAGGAAGTCGAGGTCGACCCGGCCCGAGGGGTCGCGAAGGAAGCGGGCGATGATGCGAGTGTCCATGGGAGGAGAGGGCCGGTGAACCGCGGCGCGAGGCGCGCCGATCCGTGGCGGAAACCGGGCGAGCCCCGGCAGGCGGCGTTGCGCCCGCGCAAACGCCTACCAGGGCGCGGTGCGCCGCAGGGCCGCGTCCAGATCCGCCATGCCCACCGGCAGGCCGAGGTCCACCAGCGAAGTCACGCCGTGCCCGCGGATGCCGCAGGGCACGATCCCGTCGAAATGGCCGAGGTCCGGCTCCACGTTGATGCTGATCCCGTGGAAGCTGACCCAGCGCCGAAGCCGGATGCCGATGGCGGCGATCTTGTCCTCGCGCGGCGTGCCGTCGGGCAGGGGGGCGAGGTCGGGCCGCTCGATCCACACGCCCACGCGCCCAGCGCGGATGTGCCCCCGCAGCCCGAACTCCGCGAGCGCGGCGATCACCCAGCCCTCCAGCGTCTCCACGAAGCGGCGCACGTCGCGGCCGCGATTCCCGACGTCCAGCATCGCGTAGACCACGCGCTGCCCCGGCCCGTGATAGGTGTACTGCCCGCCGCGCCGCGCCTCAAAGACCGGGAAGCGGTCCGGCGCATGGAGGTCCTCGGGGCGCGCCGACGTGCCGGCGGTGTAGAGCGGCGGATGCTCCAGCAGCCACAGGCATTCGGGCGCCGTGCCCTCGAGGATGCGCTCCACCCGCCGCTCCATGAACGCAAGCGCCTCGGGGTAGGGCACGGGGGCGGGGGCGGTGATCCATTCGGGGGCGCGGGACATGGGGCCCGATAGCGCCCGAACGGCCCCGGAATGCAAGCGATCCGCGCGCGCAGATTCCCGCTTGAGGCCGAAACCCCCCTTCGCTAAGAGGCCCGCACCAACCCGTGCGGTCGTGGCGGAATTGGTAGACGCGCAGCGTTGAGGTCGCTGTGGGGTAACTCCCGTGGAAGTTCGAGTCTTCTCGACCGCACCATTCGAAAGCGCCGTCCCCCGACGAGGGGGGCGGCGCTTTCGCGTTCCGGGGCCGCGCGTCGCCGATACCTAAACATTATCTAAAACAGTATCTTGCGGGCCGACCTTCACCGGCCTCGTGCCGCAATCCCGCCGCCCCGCGCGCGGCATCCTTCCCGGGTCAACCGCGCCGCCCGGCGCCCGAACCCGGAAGGTCCGCCCATGTTCTCGATCGAGATGCACCGCGTCACCGCCGCCCTCGCCGTCGCCGCCTCGTCCGACGACGCCACGCCACCCGTGCCGCCGATGCCCGCCCACGCGGGCGCGCGCCCCGTCGCGCCGGCGGCGGCGCCCCGGCCGATCTGCGATCACTTCGTGTTCTAGGCTCCGGCGGGCAGGGGCCGCGAGCCGGGGCGGTGGCGCCGCAGGTCGATCGCGCCGCCGCGCCCGTCGCCGAGCCGCAGGGTGGCCTCGCGAAGCACCGCGATCCCCTCCTCTGCGCCCTTCGGCAGGCTCGCCCCGTCGATGGGCCGCCCGAACGAGATCTCGAAGGGCTGCACGTCCTTGTTCAGCGTCTCGTGGAACAGGGTGATGTCGCGCAACGTGGGGTGGATCGCGTCGAAGGCGTAGAACATCGCCGAGTTGCGCGCCCGGATGTGGCAGGGAATCACCGGCAGGGCGTTCTTGCGCGCGATCATCGCCGCCGAGGCCATCCAGGGCCGCTCGTGCAGCCGCAGCCCCCGCCGCTTGGCCAGGCGCCCCGCCGGGAAGATCACGCCGAGGCGCCCCGCGTCGAGGAAGGCCCGCGTCTGGGCCATGGTCTCGCGCGTCTTGGCCATGGTGCGCAGGCTCTCGCGCCACTCGACGGGCACGATGATGTCGCGGAACTGGGGCAGCACCCGCAGGATGTCGCTGTTGGCGTAGTAGAAGGCGTCGGAGCGCCGGCGCAGCAGCAGGTCGTGCATGACGATGCCGTCGGCGATGCCGGTGGGGTGGTTCGAGACCACGAGGGCCGGGCCGCTCGCCGGCACGTTCTCCAGCCCCGTGACGTGGACGCGGCGCGCGATCCGGCGGGCGAGGTCGGCCATGATCTCGGGCACGGCGCGGTCCACGTAGTGCGTGCCGATCTCGACCGAGCGCTCGTAGGCCAGCAGCCGGCCGAGAACCACCCAGGCGGAGCGGGCGGCCAGTCCGCCGCGGAACAACCAGGGGGCGCGCTCGGCGATCAGCGGGTCGAGACGGTCGCGCATGGCGCTTCCTTTCGCATGGCCGTCGCAGGGAAACCCCCTGCCGTGCGGGTGAGGTATGTCGCAAGACCCCCCGAGGCTAGCACAAATTACGCGGGGGCGCCCCCCGCGCCCCCGTCCGGGCACCGCACCGGCGGGCGCGCGGCGCAGCCCGTGCCCGCCGCCCGGCCGCCGTTTCCGCGGCCCGCGACCTACTCCCCGGCCGCGCGCCGTTCCAGCCGCAGGCCCACCGCCGTCCGGTCCGGGAATCCCGGCCAGTAGGTGTGGCCGGCGTTCTCGGATCCGTCCTCGGCCCGGTCCACGACGCCCTCCGCGGCCTCCTCCACGGCCACGTCGAGGAACGCGGCCTTGTCCGCCTCGCCCTTCACGTGGGTGTCCATGAACGCCGTCACGAAGTGGGCCAGCACGTTGTTCATCCGCACCGTGTCCCAGACCGCGTCGCCGTAGTGGTCGAACGTCTTGCGCCCCAAGGCCTCGGACACCTCGTAGCTCTCGGCGGGCGCGGGCATCGGCGCGGCGGCGTTGTGGTTGGCGTTCTCGAAGGTCAGCAGTAGGCGGTCCGTGCCCGTGGTCTCCTCGAAGATCGAACGCATCGCCGGGTACTCCGACACGTCGTCCACCGAGCCGGCCACGATCATCAGCGGCTTCGAGACCCCCGCCAGCCCCTCGGCGTCCCAGAAGTCGCGGTTGCGCCCCCATGGCCCGATGGCGACCACGGCCCGGACGGCCTCGTCCGCCAGCGCGGCGTGGCTCTCGCTGCCCGCGAGGTTGCGCGCCAAGAGGTCGCCCGGCGCGTTGAACGCCGCCGGCTCGCGCCGGTCCACGGCAGCTTGCGACAGCCCGCCGCCCGCGTAGATCAGCGCCCCGTAGCCGCCCATCGAGTAGCCCACCACGCCCACCCGGTCGTCGTCGATGATCGCGCCCACCGGCCCCTCCAGTGCCTGCAGCGCGTCCACCGCGAAGGCCTGGTCCACGGGCCGGTTCGCCAGCGTCGAGGGAAAGGCGGTCTGGTCGTCGTAGGTCGAATCCGGATGGTCGAGCGAGGCCACCACGTAGCCCTTGGATGCCAGGTTCTCGCCGAGGTGGCTCAGCAGGAACCGGTTGCCCGGGTAGCCGTGCGAGATCAGGACGAGGGGATACGAGCCTTCCGCCGGCGCGGCGTCCCGCGCCGCGATCCCCTCCAGCGAGACCTCCGTCACCCCGTCGCGCAGCAGCGCGGTGTAGGTGCCGCCCGCCTCGGTGCCCTCGGCGGCCGGGTACCAGACCTCGGCGACCAGCGTGCGGTCGTAGGTCGGGGCCTCGGCCTCGGTGGCGTTCACCACGTCGATGCGTCCCGGGTCGGTGAACTCCATCGTCTGCACGCCGACGGGCAGGCTTCCGTGCGGCGCGAGCTCCGGCGCGTCGGGGCGGATCTCGTCGATGCGGTTCTGGGCGGCCAGCGGCGTGGCGGCGACGCACAGGGCGAAGGTGGCGAGTTTCATGGGCATCCTCCCTTGGATGCCCACACCCTGCCGCACTTCGCCCACCGTGCAACCGCGAGGCGCCGTTGCACGCCCCCGACGCCGCGTCAATCGGCCAGCATCCGCCCGACCATCTCGCGCAGGTCGCGGCTTCCGGCCTCGCGGGCCAGCTGCTCCAGCGCGTCGCGCATCATCGCCTGCCGGTCCGCGTCCCACAGCGCCCGGGTCGAGAAGGCGCTGCTCAGGCGCGCGGCCATCTGCGGGTTCGTCGCGTCCATCTCGACCAGCCGCTCCGCCACGAAGCGGTAGCCCGACCCGTCCGCGCGGTGGAACCCGGCCATGTTGCCCGCCAGCGCCCCGATCACGGCGCGGAAGCGGTTCGGGTTCGACGGGTCGAAGTCCGGTCGCCGGATCAGCGTCTCGGCAACCGCGACGGCCACGTCGGGCGCGGCGTGGCTGACCTGCGCCGAGAACCACTTGTCCATCACCAGCCGGTCGTGGCGCCAGTCCGCCTCGAACGCCGCCGCCACGGACGGGTCGCCCGCCTCCAGGAGGCAGGCGAAGGCCGCCATCCGGTCGGTCATGTTGTCGGCCTCGGCATAGGCCACGCGCGCGGCCTCCCCGCCGTCGAGCCGCGTGCGGAGGCGCAGGAGCACCCCCGCGAGGCTCCGCCGCCCCGCGTCCGCCGCATCCGGCGAGTAGGGCACCTTCACGCGGCACGCCGCCCGCAACGCGTCGAGGTCGTCCCCGAGCCGCTCCGCCAGCGCGCGCTGCGCCGCCTCGCGGGTGGCGCGGATGCGGTCCGGGTCGGGCACCACGCCCGCCTCGTGCACCGCCTGCGCCAGATCGTCCTCGCTCGGCAGCGACAGGGCGAGCGCGCGGAAGGCCGGGTCCGCCTCCGCGTCGGTCGCGACCCGGTGCATAGCGTCCAGCCAGCCCGCGTCGAAGGCGCGTCCCTCGGCGGCGTGGCGCACCAGACGGTCCTTGGACAGCGCGCGCCCCGCCTCCCAGCGGGCGAAGGGATCGGTGTCATGGGCCAGCAGCACCAGCCGGTCGGCGTCGGACTGCCCGGCATCCAGGATCACGGGCGCCGAGAACCCCCGCAGCATCGACGGCACGGGGCGCTCGGCCACGGCGATCTCCAACGAACCCGTCGCTTCGGTCAGCTCGAAGACCTGGGTCGGGGCGATCTCCCGCCCGTCCTCGGACAGGAGGCCGAAGGCGAGGGGGATCACCATCGGACGCTTCTCGGTCTGGCCCGGCGTCGGCGGCACGGCCTGTCCGAACTCGAGGCGATACGTGCCGTCCGCGAAGCTCTCGCGCACCGTGACGCGCGGCGTGCCGGCCTGGCTGTACCACAGCGCGAACTGCGCGAGGTCCCGCCCCGACGCCTCCTCGAAGCAGGCGAGCCAGTCCTCGATCGTGCAGGCCTCGCCGTCGTGGCGCTCGAAGTAGAGCTGCGCGCCGCGCTCGAACGCAGCGTCGCCCACCAGCACGCGCAGCATGCGGATCACCTCGGCGCCCTTCTCGTAGACGGTGGCGGTGTAGAAGTTGTTGATCTCCACGAAGCTCTCGGGCCGCACCGGATGGGCCAGCGGGCCGGCATCCTCGCGGAACTGGCGCGCGCGCAACGTCAGCACCTCGCCGATCCGCTGCACCGGGGCGGAGCGCGTGTCGGCCATGAACTGCTGGTCGCGATAGACCGTCAGCCCCTCCTTCAGGCACAGCTGGAACCAGTCGCGACAGGTGATGCGATTGCCGGTCCAGTTGTGGAAGTACTCGTGCGCGACGATGCGCTCCACGAAGGCGTAGTCGGTATCCGTGGCGGTCTCGGGCGAGGCCAGCACGTAGGAGGCGTTGAA encodes the following:
- the prfB gene encoding peptide chain release factor 2 encodes the protein MRAEVQANVEKIARSVDLLKRRLDWETAPHRLEEFNAMIEDPTLWDDPARAQTLMRDRQQLMDSIEGIEALERDTSDNVEMIELGDMEGDKEVVAEAEAAIAKLVAVAAEKELEALLDGEADGNDTFLEINSGAGGTESCDWAAMLARMYTRWAEKRGYDVELQSMSPGEEAGIKSAAYKISGKNAYGWLKSESGVHRLVRISPYDSSARRHTSFCSVWVYPVVDDNIEIDVQPNDIRIDTYRSSGAGGQHVNTTDSAVRITHLPTNIVVTSSEKSQHQNRDIAMKALKSRLYQLELDRRNAEINAAHEAKGEAGWGNQIRSYVLQPYQMVKDLRTGFETSDTGGVLDGALDGLMASVLAHDVAGKSRAEAGAGD
- a CDS encoding DUF2244 domain-containing protein, producing the protein MLRLSLWPHQSLPPVGFVWAIGVALAVISLPLLALVGTAALWGILPFALGAVGILWLALKRSWRDRRILETFALTRERASLRREAANEAAREWEANPYWVRVELRHEGGPVEDYVTLEGGPRAVEIGAFLTPSERRELAAVLREGLRAAKA
- the ctaD gene encoding cytochrome c oxidase subunit I, which codes for MADAAISGHDHHEKPGFFTRWFMSTNHKDIGILYLIVSGIAGFISVAMTVYMRLELMEPGVQFMCLEGARLWAAEPGTCTPNGHLWNVLITGHGITMMFFVVIPALFGGFGNYFMPLHIGAPDMAFPRLNNLSFWLFFAGTSLAVLSLFVPGGNGQTGSGIGWVLYPPLSTSEAGMSTDIAIFAVHVSGASSILGAINIITTFLNMRAPGMTLHKVPLFAWSIFVTAWLILLALPVLAGAITMLLTDRNFGTTFFDPSGGGDPLLYQHILWFFGHPEVYIVILPAFGIISHIVSTFSKKPIFGYLPMVYAMVAIGALGFVVWAHHMYTVGMSLTQQSYFMVATMVIAVPTGVKIFSWIATMWGGSVEFKTPMLFAIGFIFLFTLGGVTGIVLSQAGIDRAYHDTYYVVAHFHYVMSLGAVFGIFAGVYYWIGKMSGRQYPEWAGKVHFWIFFIGANLTFFPQHFLGRQGMPRRYIDYPDAFALWHEVSSWGAFLSFASFLFFIGIVAYTLLRGRTVEEPAYWGEHADTLEWILPNPPPEHTFEQLPTREVWERHAHH
- a CDS encoding isoprenylcysteine carboxyl methyltransferase family protein, which encodes MTTAILFLVFLAVQRLAELMIARRNTARLLERGAVEHGAAHYPLIVAMHAAWLVAMVVLGWDQPVHLGWLAAFAVLQVLRAWVLATLGPRWTTRIVVLDEPLVARGPFRLIPHPNYAVVITEMFVAPMVLGLGSVALFFGVMNILVLALIRIPAEAKALAPLRRRD
- a CDS encoding type III polyketide synthase, which produces MFDSSPPLPVAMRGLATALAPHALPQDVVGRRAEEVLGPRYPQLKRLMTTFASAGIDARRSVVPFEWFDDRSIGWKERNDAYLSGCSALFRDAARAALAEAGWEADAVDTIVTVSSTGVATPTLEALVASEMGFRADVLRVPVFGLGCAGGASGLSVAAQLAQGAPGTKVLLVVVEACTVSFRTDRLEKADIIATVLFGDGAAAACLECGEGAVTCAPGAQHRWPDTLGIMGWDVDDEGLGVVFDRSIPDFATRHMAGAVAASFARMGRSRASVDRLICHPGGAKVIQALESSLELGQGALDIEREVLRAHGNMSAPTVLFVLDAAIRAGRTGRMMTAALGPGFTASFAPVDVAA
- the lipB gene encoding lipoyl(octanoyl) transferase LipB encodes the protein MSRAPEWITAPAPVPYPEALAFMERRVERILEGTAPECLWLLEHPPLYTAGTSARPEDLHAPDRFPVFEARRGGQYTYHGPGQRVVYAMLDVGNRGRDVRRFVETLEGWVIAALAEFGLRGHIRAGRVGVWIERPDLAPLPDGTPREDKIAAIGIRLRRWVSFHGISINVEPDLGHFDGIVPCGIRGHGVTSLVDLGLPVGMADLDAALRRTAPW
- a CDS encoding 1-acyl-sn-glycerol-3-phosphate acyltransferase; amino-acid sequence: MRDRLDPLIAERAPWLFRGGLAARSAWVVLGRLLAYERSVEIGTHYVDRAVPEIMADLARRIARRVHVTGLENVPASGPALVVSNHPTGIADGIVMHDLLLRRRSDAFYYANSDILRVLPQFRDIIVPVEWRESLRTMAKTRETMAQTRAFLDAGRLGVIFPAGRLAKRRGLRLHERPWMASAAMIARKNALPVIPCHIRARNSAMFYAFDAIHPTLRDITLFHETLNKDVQPFEISFGRPIDGASLPKGAEEGIAVLREATLRLGDGRGGAIDLRRHRPGSRPLPAGA
- a CDS encoding alpha/beta fold hydrolase produces the protein MKLATFALCVAATPLAAQNRIDEIRPDAPELAPHGSLPVGVQTMEFTDPGRIDVVNATEAEAPTYDRTLVAEVWYPAAEGTEAGGTYTALLRDGVTEVSLEGIAARDAAPAEGSYPLVLISHGYPGNRFLLSHLGENLASKGYVVASLDHPDSTYDDQTAFPSTLANRPVDQAFAVDALQALEGPVGAIIDDDRVGVVGYSMGGYGALIYAGGGLSQAAVDRREPAAFNAPGDLLARNLAGSESHAALADEAVRAVVAIGPWGRNRDFWDAEGLAGVSKPLMIVAGSVDDVSEYPAMRSIFEETTGTDRLLLTFENANHNAAAPMPAPAESYEVSEALGRKTFDHYGDAVWDTVRMNNVLAHFVTAFMDTHVKGEADKAAFLDVAVEEAAEGVVDRAEDGSENAGHTYWPGFPDRTAVGLRLERRAAGE